In one Helicoverpa zea isolate HzStark_Cry1AcR chromosome 5, ilHelZeax1.1, whole genome shotgun sequence genomic region, the following are encoded:
- the LOC124630320 gene encoding serine/threonine-protein kinase STK11, with amino-acid sequence MDPRMCRKISSSESLPDADNVEYEVSNIIAPQESDDNFMLDGSPEPHSVTWLDNDQIDELDLNLDQTNLCFHRVDSADIIYRSKKKKCKMVGKYVMGDVLGEGSYGKVKEMLDSETLCRRAVKILKKRKLRRIPNGEQNVQREIQLLRILRHKNVIELVDVMYNDEKQKMYLVMEFCVGVLQDMLEGSPGKKFPQRQAHDYFTQLLDGLEYLHGQGVVHKDIKPGNLLLTLDHTLKITDFGVAEALDMFSPEDTCYTGQGSPAFQPPEIANGAEQFSGVKVDIWSSGVTLYNMTTGRYPFEGDNVYRLLESIGRGEPAPPPPSLGPTLGLLLTNMLKRDPDLRPTVHEIRRHSWVQARPPLEAGERLVTPRSRRSDELHTSTVIPYLVERHYPSAQEYFTERDYRHELGDGGSRTLSTAELSDAESSRRKRRWHSSCGRLPSCRLT; translated from the exons ATGGATCCAAGAATGTGTAGAAAAATCAGTAGTAGCGAAAGTCTTCCAGATGCGGACAATGTGGAATATGAGGTATCAAACATCATTGCACCGCAAGAGAGCGACGACAATTTCATGCTGGATGGAAGTCCCGAGCCTCACTCTGTGACATGGCTAGACAACGATCAAATAGATGAATTAGATCTTAATTTAGACCAAACTAATTTATGTTTTCATAGAGTTGATAGCGCAGATATAATTTATAGAAGCAAGAAGAAAAAATGCAAAATGGTAGGAAAGTATGTAATGGGAGATGTGTTGGGGGAGGGTTCGTATGGCAAAGTTAAAGAGATGCTGGACTCTGAGACGTTGTGTAGACGAGctgttaaaatattgaaaaagagGAAACTGAGAAGAATACCGAATGGTGAACAGAATGTACAGAGAGAAATACAACTGCTGAGAATACTTAGACACAAAAATGTGATAGAACTAGTCGATGTTATGTATAATGATGAGAAGCAGAAAATGTACCTTGTGATGGAATTCTGTGTTGGTGTACTCCAG GATATGTTGGAAGGAAGTCCAGGCAAAAAGTTTCCTCAGCGGCAAGCCCATGACTACTTCACACAGCTCCTGGACGGCTTAGAGTACTTGCATGGTCAGGGGGTTGTTCACAAGGATATCAAGCCAGGAAACCTGTTGCTGACTCTAGACCATACACTGAAAATCACTGATTTTGGGGTTGCTGAG GCTTTAGACATGTTTTCGCCCGAGGACACATGTTACACGGGTCAGGGGTCGCCAGCATTTCAGCCGCCAGAGATCGCAAACGGCGCCGAACAATTCTCCGGCGTCAAAGTTGATATCTGGAGCAGTGGAGTTACATT GTACAACATGACGACGGGCCGGTACCCGTTCGAGGGTGACAACGTATACCGATTGCTGGAGTCGATCGGTCGCGGCGAGCCGGCGCCGCCGCCTCCCTCGCTGGGCCCCACGCTCGGCTTGCTTCTAACCAACATGCTCAAGAGGGACCCAGATCTCAGGCCCACTGTGCACGAAATTAGGAGGCACTC TTGGGTGCAAGCTCGTCCGCCGCTAGAAGCCGGGGAGCGGCTGGTGACGCCGCGGTCGCGTCGCTCGGACGAACTTCACACCTCTACCGTCATCCCGTACCTGGTGGAACGACACTACCCCTCCGCGCAGGAGTATTTTACTGAACGGGATTATAGGCATG AGCTGGGCGACGGCGGTTCGCGTACGTTATCGACTGCCGAGCTGTCGGACGCGGAGTCGAGCCGGCGCAAGCGGCGCTGGCACTCGTCGTGCGGTCGCCTGCCCTCCTGCCGCCTCACCTGA